From a single Vanacampus margaritifer isolate UIUO_Vmar chromosome 15, RoL_Vmar_1.0, whole genome shotgun sequence genomic region:
- the cmasa gene encoding N-acylneuraminate cytidylyltransferase A codes for MSSRKRVVDGGEGVGGKMSKEGSGKRHIAALVLARGGSKGIPLKNIKMLAGVPLIGWVLRAAVDSELFDSVWVSTDHDKIEQVALAWGAQVHRRSPEVSRDSSSSLETIQEFIRLNPHVDILCHIQATSPCLHPFHIKEALELITLHGYDSVFSVVRRHQFRWQEVKKGSRESTKAFNLDPANRPRRQDWDGELCENGSFYFNTKELIEKGRPQSGKVSYYEMLPEYSVDIDVDIDWPVAEQRVLRYGYFGRGTPEVVRLMFCKLAGCLTDGKIYLSAAGDEMMSINRRDTAAIRMLQKEDVEVVLLTGSDDPVEQTLADKLAKRTGCQVIRAGAEPVDDLAAELVSRKLVWRDVAYMGNDAPDVDCLNLAGLSAVPADAPVVAINACKYTCHREGGNGVVREFAEHILMQKAKAKSQMKQDRIN; via the exons ATGTCTTCTCGGAAGAGAGTTGTGGACGGCGGCGAGGGGGTCGGTGGTAAGATGAGCAAAGAGGGCAGCGGGAAGCGACACATCGCTGCACTCGTCCTGGCGAGGGGCGGAAGCAAAGGCATCCCCCTGAAGAACATCAAAATGCTGGCCGGGGTTCCGCTCATTGGATGGGTCCTCAGAGCCGCTGTGGACTCCGAGCTTTTCGACAG TGTGTGGGTGTCAACCGACCATGACAAGATTGAGCAGGTGGCCCTGGCTTGGGGGGCCCAGGTGCACCGCCGGAGTCCGGAAGTCTCCCGAgactcttcgtcgtcgctggagaCCATCCAGGAGTTTATACGACTCAATCCAC ATGTGGACATCCTGTGCCACATCCAGGCCACGTCGCCCTGTCTCCATCCGTTCCACATCAAGGAGGCCTTGGAGTTGATCACCCTGCACGGTTACGACTCGGTCTTCTCGGTGGTCCGAAGGCACCAGTTCCGCTGGCAGGAGGTCAAGAAAGGAT CTCGTGAATCGACAAAAGCCTTTAACCTGGACCCGGCCAACCGTCCTCGCCGTCAGGACTGGGATGGCGAGCTGTGTGAGAACGGCTCCTTCTACTTTAACACCAAAGAGCTCATTGAGAAAGGACGCCCGCAG AGCGGGAAGGTGTCCTACTATGAGATGCTTCCTGAGTACAGCGTGGACATTGATGTGGACATTGACTGGCCTGTTGCAGAGCAGCGAGTCCTcag ATATGGCTACTTCGGCCGAGGCACTCCAGAAGTGGTTCGCctgatgttctgtaaattggcGGGATGTTTAACGGACGGAAAGATCTACCTATCCGCAGCCGGAGACGAGATGATGTCCATCAACCGCCGAGACACCGCAGCCATCCGCATGCTGCAGAAAGAGGACGTGGAG GTGGTCCTCCTGACCGGCTCCGATGACCCGGTGGAGCAGACGTTGGCCGACAAATTGGCCAAGCGGACGGGCTGCCAGGTGATAAGGGCGGGAGCCGAGCCCGTCGACGATTTGGCGGCCGAGTTGGTGTCCAGGAAGTTGGTTTGGAGAGATGTGGCATACATGG GTAACGACGCGCCGGATGTGGATTGCCTCAACCTGGCCGGCTTGAGTGCCGTGCCAGCCGACGCGCCGGTGGTGGCCATCAACGCGTGCAAGTACACCTGCCACCGCGAGGGCGGCAACGGTGTCGTCCGGGAGTTTGCCGAGCACATTCTGATGCAGAAGGCGAAGGCCAAGTCTCAAATGAAGCAGGACCGCATCAACTGA
- the LOC144035358 gene encoding E3 ubiquitin-protein ligase TRIM39 isoform X1, translating into MAFIGGLLSDEQFQCSICLDIFNNPSSTPCGHSFCVSCINQYWDGAKVCQCPLCKRTFQKRPDLQINRTLREITEQFRSMSGGGTVGGSVAKKGGKGRDRAMPNELIDELTSKLLRPHANVPATSEEQDGGMASSVPVQSPISEAMAAGGPPHVPPRVPESSGRRRFTVSGAANSHNIPLCDVHNRGIMVFCRTDGECICPNCEVETHSDHDTVTVEAAWTEKQAQLKQTEQQTKEMIQQRLLKIEEIRTSVSELELVVEQATTGSVCMFSALMAAIERAQEELVNVMEVNRRAAESQAAALIRQLELEVEELRRRESVVAQLSAEEDHLQGVKNFATVPAPPPTKDWSGVSVSNDLGISGIYRSLAGEVEKFQEQLRIVTETGFTASSLETNPARPQPRMRSVQEYAVDVTLDCNTAHPRLLLSEDMKSVRCSDRHLLLPDNSERFDRVVCVLGREAISFGRHYWEVQVGGKTDWDLGVAKQSINRKGKIEVTPNNGYWFLSLRDKNKYAFRTEPSTDVHLNLRPNKIGIFVDFERGQVSFYNVDAKVHIYTFNDTFAECIFPFFSPCTNRSGKNDGPLVITPVDVSE; encoded by the exons ATGGCCTTTATTGGTGGGCTACTGTCGGATGAGCAGTTCCAGTGCTCAATCTGCTTGGACATCTTCAATAACCCGTCATCCACGCCGTGCGGCCACAGCTTCTGCGTCTCCTGCATCAACCAATACTGGGATGGGGCCAAG GTGTGTCAGTGTCCTCTGTGCAAAAGAACCTTCCAGAAGCGTCCGGACCTCCAGATTAATCGGACCCTGCGCGAGATCACCGAGCAGTTCAGGTCCATGTCTGGGGGCGGGACAGTAGGAGGAAGCGTGGCCAAGAAAGGAGGAAAAGGGCGAGACCGCGCCATGCCCAATGAGTTGATAGACGAACTGACAAGTAAGCTGCTGCGACCTCACGCCAACGTGCCGGCGACCAGCGAGGAGCAAGACG GCGGCATGGCGTCTTCAGTCCCCGTCCAAAGTCCCATCTCTGAAGCGATGGCCGCCGGTGGACCCCCACACGTCCCCCCTCGCGTTCCCGAGTCTTCCGGCCGAAGAAGGTTCACCGTGAGCGGGGCGGCCAACAGCCACAACATTCCTCTCTGCGACGTTCACAACCGGGGGATCATG GTTTTCTGTCGAACCGACGGGGAGTGCATTTGTCCCAACTGTGAGGTCGAGACGCATTCTGATCACGACACCGTGACAGTGGAAGCGGCGTGGACAGAGAAGCAG gcACAGCTCAAACAGACAGAGCAGCAGACCAAGGAgatgatccaacaaagactcTTGAAGATTGAAGAGATCCGAACATCCGTATCTGAACTGGAG CTGGTGGTGGAGCAGGCGACCACGGGCAGCGTCTGCATGTTCTCGGCGCTGATGGCGGCCATCGAGCGAGCGCAGGAGGAACTGGTGAACGTCATGGAGGTCAACCGGCGCGCGGCGGAGAGCCAGGCGGCCGCCTTGATACGGCAGCTGGAGCTGGAGGTGGAAGAACTGCGGCGGCGGGAGAGCGTTGTCGCGCAGCTCTCTGCCGAGGAAGACCACCTGCAGGGAGTCAAG AATTTCGCCACGGTCCCTGCTCCTCCGCCCACCAAAGACTGGTCAGGGGTTTCCGTCAGCAATGACCTGGGAATTAGCGGCATCTACAGGTCGCTGGCTGGCGAGGTGGAGAAGTTCCAGGAGCAGCTGAGGATCGTCACAGAGACGG GTTTCACTGCCTCATCACTGGAGACCAATCCGGCACGTCCACAGCCCA GGATGAGAAGTGTGCAAGAGTATGCAG TGGACGTCACGCTGGACTGCAACACGGCGCATCCCAGACTGCTCCTGTCCGAGGACATGAAAAGC GTGCGCTGTAGCGATCGGCACCTGTTGCTTCCAGACAACAGCGAGAGGTTTGATCGCGTGGTGTGTGTCCTGGGGAGAGAGGCCATCTCCTTTGGGCGACACTACTGGGAG GTTCAAGTGGGCGGAAAGACGGACTGGGATCTGGGTGTCGCCAAACAATCCATCAACAGGAAAGGCAAGATTGAGGTGACCCCAAATAATGGATACTGGTTCCTCAGCTTGAGAGACAA GAACAAGTATGCCTTTCGTACCGAACCGTCCACCGACGTCCATCTCAACCTCCGCCCCAACAAGATTGGAATATTTGTCGACTTTGAGCGAGGACAGGTTTCCTTCTACAACGTGGACGCCAAAGTCCACATCTATACGTTCAACGACACGTTCGCAGAGTGTATCTTCCCCTTCTTCAGCCCCTGCACCAACAGATCAGGAAAGAACGACGGGCCGCTCGTCATCACGCCAGTCGACGTGTCGGAATGA
- the LOC144035358 gene encoding E3 ubiquitin-protein ligase TRIM39 isoform X2 → MAFIGGLLSDEQFQCSICLDIFNNPSSTPCGHSFCVSCINQYWDGAKVCQCPLCKRTFQKRPDLQINRTLREITEQFRSMSGGGTVGGSVAKKGGKGRDRAMPNELIDELTSKLLRPHANVPATSEEQDGGMASSVPVQSPISEAMAAGGPPHVPPRVPESSGRRRFTVSGAANSHNIPLCDVHNRGIMVFCRTDGECICPNCEVETHSDHDTVTVEAAWTEKQAQLKQTEQQTKEMIQQRLLKIEEIRTSVSELEVVEQATTGSVCMFSALMAAIERAQEELVNVMEVNRRAAESQAAALIRQLELEVEELRRRESVVAQLSAEEDHLQGVKNFATVPAPPPTKDWSGVSVSNDLGISGIYRSLAGEVEKFQEQLRIVTETGFTASSLETNPARPQPRMRSVQEYAVDVTLDCNTAHPRLLLSEDMKSVRCSDRHLLLPDNSERFDRVVCVLGREAISFGRHYWEVQVGGKTDWDLGVAKQSINRKGKIEVTPNNGYWFLSLRDKNKYAFRTEPSTDVHLNLRPNKIGIFVDFERGQVSFYNVDAKVHIYTFNDTFAECIFPFFSPCTNRSGKNDGPLVITPVDVSE, encoded by the exons ATGGCCTTTATTGGTGGGCTACTGTCGGATGAGCAGTTCCAGTGCTCAATCTGCTTGGACATCTTCAATAACCCGTCATCCACGCCGTGCGGCCACAGCTTCTGCGTCTCCTGCATCAACCAATACTGGGATGGGGCCAAG GTGTGTCAGTGTCCTCTGTGCAAAAGAACCTTCCAGAAGCGTCCGGACCTCCAGATTAATCGGACCCTGCGCGAGATCACCGAGCAGTTCAGGTCCATGTCTGGGGGCGGGACAGTAGGAGGAAGCGTGGCCAAGAAAGGAGGAAAAGGGCGAGACCGCGCCATGCCCAATGAGTTGATAGACGAACTGACAAGTAAGCTGCTGCGACCTCACGCCAACGTGCCGGCGACCAGCGAGGAGCAAGACG GCGGCATGGCGTCTTCAGTCCCCGTCCAAAGTCCCATCTCTGAAGCGATGGCCGCCGGTGGACCCCCACACGTCCCCCCTCGCGTTCCCGAGTCTTCCGGCCGAAGAAGGTTCACCGTGAGCGGGGCGGCCAACAGCCACAACATTCCTCTCTGCGACGTTCACAACCGGGGGATCATG GTTTTCTGTCGAACCGACGGGGAGTGCATTTGTCCCAACTGTGAGGTCGAGACGCATTCTGATCACGACACCGTGACAGTGGAAGCGGCGTGGACAGAGAAGCAG gcACAGCTCAAACAGACAGAGCAGCAGACCAAGGAgatgatccaacaaagactcTTGAAGATTGAAGAGATCCGAACATCCGTATCTGAACTGGAGGT GGTGGAGCAGGCGACCACGGGCAGCGTCTGCATGTTCTCGGCGCTGATGGCGGCCATCGAGCGAGCGCAGGAGGAACTGGTGAACGTCATGGAGGTCAACCGGCGCGCGGCGGAGAGCCAGGCGGCCGCCTTGATACGGCAGCTGGAGCTGGAGGTGGAAGAACTGCGGCGGCGGGAGAGCGTTGTCGCGCAGCTCTCTGCCGAGGAAGACCACCTGCAGGGAGTCAAG AATTTCGCCACGGTCCCTGCTCCTCCGCCCACCAAAGACTGGTCAGGGGTTTCCGTCAGCAATGACCTGGGAATTAGCGGCATCTACAGGTCGCTGGCTGGCGAGGTGGAGAAGTTCCAGGAGCAGCTGAGGATCGTCACAGAGACGG GTTTCACTGCCTCATCACTGGAGACCAATCCGGCACGTCCACAGCCCA GGATGAGAAGTGTGCAAGAGTATGCAG TGGACGTCACGCTGGACTGCAACACGGCGCATCCCAGACTGCTCCTGTCCGAGGACATGAAAAGC GTGCGCTGTAGCGATCGGCACCTGTTGCTTCCAGACAACAGCGAGAGGTTTGATCGCGTGGTGTGTGTCCTGGGGAGAGAGGCCATCTCCTTTGGGCGACACTACTGGGAG GTTCAAGTGGGCGGAAAGACGGACTGGGATCTGGGTGTCGCCAAACAATCCATCAACAGGAAAGGCAAGATTGAGGTGACCCCAAATAATGGATACTGGTTCCTCAGCTTGAGAGACAA GAACAAGTATGCCTTTCGTACCGAACCGTCCACCGACGTCCATCTCAACCTCCGCCCCAACAAGATTGGAATATTTGTCGACTTTGAGCGAGGACAGGTTTCCTTCTACAACGTGGACGCCAAAGTCCACATCTATACGTTCAACGACACGTTCGCAGAGTGTATCTTCCCCTTCTTCAGCCCCTGCACCAACAGATCAGGAAAGAACGACGGGCCGCTCGTCATCACGCCAGTCGACGTGTCGGAATGA
- the tnpo3 gene encoding transportin-3, which produces MPGEHSGYTREVRTRWRSAHTTPTRISQQAYRWTHFLPVELPFRTRAMEGGKPTLSLVYQAVQALHHDPDPAGKERASMWLGELQRSMYAWEISDQLLQIKQDVESCYFAAQTMKMKIQTSFYELPPDSHNALRDSLLSHIQNLKDLSPIIVTQLALAIADLALQMASWKGCVHTLIEKYNGDISSMPFLIEILTVLPEEVHSRSLRIGANRRTDIIEDLAYYSSTVVTLLASCVEKTGSNEKMLIKVFRCLGSWFNLGVLDSNFMASNQLLMVLFQVLQRDDTSTNLHEAAADCVCSALYAIENVDTNMTLALQLFQGVLTLETAYHMAVAREDLDKVLNYCRIFTELCETFLETTVRSPGQGMGDLRTLELLLICAGHPQYEVVEISFNFWYRLGENLYKINDVALHTIFRPYIQRLLHCLARHCQLDPDHEGIPEETDDFGEFRMRVSDLVKDVIFLVGSMECFTQLYSTLKDGNPPWVVTEAVLFIMAAIAKSVDPENNPTLLEVLQQVVLLPEAVHMAVRYTSIELVGEMSEVVDRNPRFLDPVLNYLMKGLREKQLASAAAKAIHNICSVCRDHMAQHFQGLLDIARSLDSFALSSEAAVGLLKGTALVLGRLPLDKIAECLCDLCAVQVTALKKLLAEEPTNGRSADPTVWLDRLAVIFRHTNPIVENGQTHPCQKVIQEIWPVLSETLNTHQADNRIVERCCRCLRFAVRCVGKGSASLLQPLVTQMVSVYRVYPHSCFLYLGSILVDEYGMEEGCRQGLLDMLQALCMPTFQLLEQANGLLNHPDTVDDLFRLATRFVQRSPVTLLGSSIIVHIIQCAIAATSLDHRDANCSVMKFVRDLIHTGVANDHMEDFDLRKQLISQAMEQHGQQLVTQLMHSCCFCLPPYTLPDIAEVLWEVMLFDRPTFCRWLESALKGLPKETSGGAVTVTHKQLTDFHKQVTSADECKQVCWAIREFTRLFR; this is translated from the exons ATGTACGCGTGGGAGATCTCAGATCAGCTGCTGCAGATCAAGCAGGACGTGGAGTCGTGTTACTTTGCGGCTCAGACCATGAAGATGAAGATCCAGACTTCCTTCTACGAGCTTCCTCCCGATTCCCACAATGCGCTGCGGGACTCGCTGCTCTCGCATATCCAGAACCTCAAAGACCTGTCACCTATCATCGTAACCCAG ctGGCGTTGGCCATTGCAGATCTTGCTCTTCAGATGGCGTCATGGAAAGGATGCGTGCATACGCTCATAGAAAA GTACAACGGCGACATCAGCTCCATGCCCTTCCTCATCGAGATCCTGACTGTGCTGCCGGAAGAAGTCCACAGCCGCTCGCTACGTATCGGAGCCAATCGGAGGACGGACATTATCGAGGACTTGGCTTATTACTCATCCACCGTGGTCACGCTACTG GCGTCGTGTGTGGAGAAGACGGGTAGTAATGAGAAGATGCTCATCAAGGTCTTTCGCTGCCTGGGGAGCTGGTTCAACCTGGGAGTCCTGGATAGTAACTTCATGGCCAGCAACCAGCTGCTGATGGTCCTCTTCCAAGTTCTG CAGAGGGACGACACCTCCACGAACCTGCACGAGGCGGCCGCCGACTGCGTGTGCTCCGCCCTCTACGCCATTGAAAACGTGGATACAAACATGACGTTGGCGTTGCAGCTCTTCCAGGGCGTCCTGACGCTGGAGACGGCCTATCACATGGCCGTGGCCCGTGAGGACCTGGACAA AGTTCTTAACTATTGTAGAATCTTCACTGAGCTGTGCGAGACCTTTTTGGAGACGACAGTCAGGAGTCCAGGTCAGGGAATGGGAGACTTGAGGACGCTGGAGCTGTTGTTGATCTGTGCCGGACACCCCCAATACGAG GTGGTTGAAATCTCCTTCAACTTCTGGTACCGGCTCGGTGAAAATCTGTACAAGATTAACGACGTGGCCCTTCACACCATTTTCCGACCGTACATTCAGAGACTTCTGCACTGTTTGGCCCGGCATTGTCAGCTGGATCCAGACCAC GAAGGAATTCCGGAGGAGACGGATGATTTTGGGGAGTTCAGGATGAGAGTGTCGGACCTCGTTAAAGACGTCATTTTTCTTGTCGGGTCCATGGAGTGTTTCACTCAA TTGTATTCTACACTTAAAGATGGGAACCCTCCTTGGGTGGTGACTGAAGCTGTTCTCTTCATAATGGCCGCCATTGCGAAAAGTGTTGACCC TGAGAACAACCCAACCCTGTTGGAGGTGTTGCAGCAAGTTGTATTGCTCCCAGAAGCCGTTCACATGGCCGTGCGTTATACGAGCATCGAGCTGGTGGGCGAGATGAGCGAGGTCGTTGACAGAAACCCCCGATTCCTCG ACCCCGTGTTGAACTACCTGATGAAAGGTCTGCGAGAAAAACAACTGGCCTCGGCTGCAGCAAAAGCCATCCACAACATCTGCTCCGTATGTAGGGACCATATGGCGCAACACTTCCAGGGACTTCTGGACATCGCTCGCTCACTGGACTCCTTTGCGCTGTCCTCAGAGGCCGCCGTCGGACTGCTCAAAG GTACGGCACTGGTGCTTGGTCGTCTGCCTCTAGACAAGATCGCAGAGTGCCTCTGTGATTTGTGTGCTGTTCAGGTCACAGCCCTAAAAAAG CTTCTGGCCGAGGAACCAACAAACGGTCGTTCGGCCGATCCGACCGTCTGGCTGGACAGACTGGCCGTCATCTTCAG ACACACAAACCCCATCGTGGAGAACGGACAGACGCACCCGTGTCAGAAGGTCATCCAGGAG ATCTGGCCCGTGCTGTCCGAGACGCTCAACACTCACCAGGCGGACAATCGAATTGTGGAACGATGCTGCCGCTGCCTCCGCTTTGCTGTGCGCTGTGTTGGAAAAGGCTCCGCCTCCCTACTGCAACCACTGGTTACTCAG ATGGTGAGCGTCTACCGGGTGTATCCGCACTCGTGCTTCTTGTACTTGGGCAGCATCCTGGTGGACGAGTACGGGATGGAGGAGGGCTGTCGGCAGGGTCTGCTCGACATGTTGCAG GCTTTGTGCATGCCGACGTTTCAGCTTTTGGAGCAGGCCAACGGTCTTCTCAACCACCCCGACACTGTCGATGACCTCTTCCGACTGGCGACCAG GTTTGTGCAACGGAGTCCCGTCACACTGCTTGGCAGCAGCATTATTGTTCACATCATCCAGTGCGCCATCGCCGCCACCTCGCTGGACCACAGAGACGCCAACTGCAGCGTCATGAAGTTTGTGCGAGACCTCATCCACACCGGCGTGGCCAATGAC CACATGGAGGACTTTGATTTGAGGAAGCAGCTGATCAGTCAGGCCATGGAGCAGCACGGCCAACAACTGGTCACGCAGCTCATGCATTCGTGTTGCTTCTGCCTGCCCCCGTACACGCTGCCCGACATCGCCGAGGTCTTGTGGGAGGTCATGCTGTTCGACCGGCCG ACTTTCTGCCGCTGGTTGGAGAGCGCTCTGAAAGGCTTGCCCAAGGAGACGTCAGGAGGCGCGGTCACGGTGACGCACAAACAGCTGACGGATTTCCACAAACAAGTCACCAG TGCTGACGAATGTAAACAAGTGTGTTGGGCCATCAGAGAGTTCACGAGACTATTccg GTAA
- the ovol1a gene encoding putative transcription factor Ovo-like 1a isoform X2, translating into MIEDEASPAEAAPLCLTKHSLPERHAHAELPSCTALGRPLSLAAPLDERSEVMRKPQGGLLYVRSKIKVTTGELLSDPDLHFSTLTPMTLPHATEMPVAMTTVTSPTTFISSVIPSAGQTSASGPAPPYACQICLKTFQYQRMLNRHMKCHNETKRHLCSFCGKGFNDTFDLKRHVRTHTGVRPYKCELCDKAFTQRCSLESHMKKIHSVTLQYAYKERRNKLYVCEECGHTADTQDELLLHLQSLHPESALLKGKGARRGAAEGEGESTPGSPQGADSDDTTGSAGQ; encoded by the exons ATGATCGAGGATGAAGCGAGTCCAGCGGAGGCGGCGCCGCTCTGCCTGACCAAGCACTCGCTTCCCGAGCGCCACGCGCACGCCGAGCTGCCGTCCTGCACGGCGCTGGGCCGGCCGCTGAGTCTGGCGGCCCCACTGGACGAGAGGTCAGAGGTCATGAGGAAGCCGCAGGGTGGTTTGCTGTACGTCCGCTCCAAAATCAAG GTGACCACGGGCGAATTGCTGTCCGACCCCGACCTACATTTTAGTACCTTGACCCCCATGACACTGCCGCACGCCACCGAGATGCCCGTCGCCATGACGACAGTCACCTCACCCACCACGTTTATCTCGTCGGTGATCCCATCGGCGGGTCAGACTTCGGCGAGCGGGCCAGCTCCGCCTTACGCTTGTCAG ATTTGCCTCAAGACGTTCCAGTACCAACGCATGTTAAACAGACACATGAAGTGCCACAACGAGACCAAGCGTCACCTGTGCAGCTTCTGCGGCAAAGGATTCAACGACACCTTCGACCTCAAGAGACACGTGCGCACGCATACGG GTGTGCGTCCGTACAAGTGTGAGTTGTGCGACAAGGCCTTCACACAGCGCTGCTCGCTGGAATCCCACATGAAGAAGATCCACAGCGTGACACTGCAGTACGCCTACAAGGAGCGCCGCAACAAGCTGTACGTGTGCGAGGAGTGCGGCCACACGGCCGACACCCAGGACGAGCTGCTACTGCACCTTCAATCCCTGCACCCCGAAAGTGCCCTATTGAAGGGCAAAGGGGCGCGACGGGGGGCAGCGGAAGGGGAGGGCGAGTCCACGCCAGGCTCCCCGCAAGGAGCCGATAGTGACGACACGACAGGATCAGCAGGCCAGTGA
- the ovol1a gene encoding putative transcription factor Ovo-like 1a isoform X1: MPRAFLVKKANVSPGKRNWSELPDHERGDVYIPVSIFPPSALMIEDEASPAEAAPLCLTKHSLPERHAHAELPSCTALGRPLSLAAPLDERSEVMRKPQGGLLYVRSKIKVTTGELLSDPDLHFSTLTPMTLPHATEMPVAMTTVTSPTTFISSVIPSAGQTSASGPAPPYACQICLKTFQYQRMLNRHMKCHNETKRHLCSFCGKGFNDTFDLKRHVRTHTGVRPYKCELCDKAFTQRCSLESHMKKIHSVTLQYAYKERRNKLYVCEECGHTADTQDELLLHLQSLHPESALLKGKGARRGAAEGEGESTPGSPQGADSDDTTGSAGQ; the protein is encoded by the exons ATGCCACGAGCCTTCCTGGTAAAGAAGGCAAACGTTTCGCCGGGCAAGCGGAACTGGAGCGAGCTGCCGGACCACGAGCGAGGAGATGTCTACATCCCAG TCTCCATCTTCCCGCCGTCCGCCTTGATGATCGAGGATGAAGCGAGTCCAGCGGAGGCGGCGCCGCTCTGCCTGACCAAGCACTCGCTTCCCGAGCGCCACGCGCACGCCGAGCTGCCGTCCTGCACGGCGCTGGGCCGGCCGCTGAGTCTGGCGGCCCCACTGGACGAGAGGTCAGAGGTCATGAGGAAGCCGCAGGGTGGTTTGCTGTACGTCCGCTCCAAAATCAAG GTGACCACGGGCGAATTGCTGTCCGACCCCGACCTACATTTTAGTACCTTGACCCCCATGACACTGCCGCACGCCACCGAGATGCCCGTCGCCATGACGACAGTCACCTCACCCACCACGTTTATCTCGTCGGTGATCCCATCGGCGGGTCAGACTTCGGCGAGCGGGCCAGCTCCGCCTTACGCTTGTCAG ATTTGCCTCAAGACGTTCCAGTACCAACGCATGTTAAACAGACACATGAAGTGCCACAACGAGACCAAGCGTCACCTGTGCAGCTTCTGCGGCAAAGGATTCAACGACACCTTCGACCTCAAGAGACACGTGCGCACGCATACGG GTGTGCGTCCGTACAAGTGTGAGTTGTGCGACAAGGCCTTCACACAGCGCTGCTCGCTGGAATCCCACATGAAGAAGATCCACAGCGTGACACTGCAGTACGCCTACAAGGAGCGCCGCAACAAGCTGTACGTGTGCGAGGAGTGCGGCCACACGGCCGACACCCAGGACGAGCTGCTACTGCACCTTCAATCCCTGCACCCCGAAAGTGCCCTATTGAAGGGCAAAGGGGCGCGACGGGGGGCAGCGGAAGGGGAGGGCGAGTCCACGCCAGGCTCCCCGCAAGGAGCCGATAGTGACGACACGACAGGATCAGCAGGCCAGTGA